A genomic segment from Roseibium algicola encodes:
- the tdh gene encoding L-threonine 3-dehydrogenase codes for MTSNQMKALSKSEPKEGLWMTRAPVPEIGPDDVLIKIHKTGICGTDIHIWNWDDWASKTVPVPMITGHEFAGEIVELGKNVTDLEIGQRCSGEGHLIGRHSRQSRAGKFHLDPETRGIGVNEQGAFAEYLRLPAFNVVPLPDEIDDEIGAILDPLGNAVHTALSFDLVGEDVLITGAGPIGIMAAAVARHVGARNVVITDINQARLDLATKVADVVPVNVAREDLKGIEKKLGMKEGFDVGLEMSGSQVALDQMVENLVMGGRIALLGIPPGKSPVDWSRIVFKAITIKGVYGREIFETWYKMIAMLQNGLDVRNVITHRFGVDDFEKGFAAMKSGEAGKVVLSWT; via the coding sequence ATGACCAGCAACCAGATGAAGGCGCTGTCCAAGTCCGAACCGAAGGAGGGCCTCTGGATGACCCGCGCGCCGGTGCCGGAAATCGGTCCGGACGACGTTCTGATCAAGATCCATAAAACCGGCATTTGCGGCACGGATATTCACATCTGGAACTGGGACGACTGGGCGTCGAAGACCGTGCCGGTGCCGATGATCACCGGTCACGAATTCGCCGGCGAAATTGTCGAACTCGGCAAGAACGTCACCGACCTTGAAATCGGACAGCGATGCTCAGGCGAGGGGCACCTGATCGGACGGCACTCACGCCAGTCTCGCGCGGGCAAGTTTCATCTGGATCCGGAAACCCGCGGCATAGGCGTCAACGAGCAGGGTGCCTTTGCAGAATATCTGCGCTTGCCGGCTTTCAATGTTGTGCCTTTGCCGGACGAGATCGACGATGAGATCGGCGCCATTCTCGACCCGCTCGGCAATGCGGTTCATACCGCACTCAGTTTCGATCTGGTTGGAGAGGATGTTCTGATCACCGGAGCCGGTCCGATCGGCATCATGGCCGCTGCTGTTGCCCGTCATGTCGGGGCGCGCAATGTCGTTATCACCGATATCAATCAGGCGCGTCTCGACCTTGCAACGAAGGTGGCCGACGTGGTGCCGGTCAATGTCGCCCGGGAAGATCTGAAAGGCATCGAGAAGAAACTCGGCATGAAGGAAGGCTTCGACGTCGGCCTGGAAATGTCCGGCAGTCAGGTAGCGCTCGATCAGATGGTCGAGAACCTCGTGATGGGCGGGCGGATCGCACTGCTTGGTATCCCACCCGGAAAGTCGCCCGTCGACTGGTCACGCATCGTGTTCAAGGCCATCACGATCAAGGGCGTTTACGGCCGGGAAATTTTCGAGACCTGGTACAAGATGATTGCCATGCTGCAGAACGGTCTGGACGTGCGCAATGTCATCACGCACCGGTTTGGTGTCGATGATTTCGAAAAAGGTTTTGCTGCCATGAAGTCCGGCGAAGCCGGCAAGGTAGTACTCAGTTGGACATGA
- a CDS encoding YgaP-like transmembrane domain — MTVERAILLVVGLLILASVLLAVYVNLNWLWLTGILGAHLVQASFTGLCPVVMVLKKLGLPQKSGFA; from the coding sequence ATGACCGTCGAACGCGCCATTCTTCTCGTGGTCGGCCTGCTGATACTTGCGTCGGTATTGCTGGCTGTCTACGTCAATCTCAACTGGCTTTGGCTCACCGGAATTCTCGGCGCCCATCTCGTCCAGGCTTCCTTTACCGGACTTTGCCCGGTGGTGATGGTCCTGAAAAAGCTGGGATTGCCGCAGAAATCCGGCTTTGCCTGA
- a CDS encoding NUDIX domain-containing protein: MSKFHYGVFVGRFQPLHAGHEAVIRSALEQVDTLIVLIGSSGQARSPRNPFTCAEREEMFAKVFKHELTTGRLILKPVSDHPYSDAAWCAEVQRAVNETVLADYNKGGVVLHGLQDIEIALAGYGKDRTSYYLKLFPEWGNVQLASQYGTFSSTDVRRQLFQRIPVISRSVLSAGVVEWLEAFVLTETFRALLEEAEYLDAYPGQWGRGPFVTVDAVVIQSGNILLVERGQAPGKGLLALPGGFLDPSESIKDAAIRELKEETAISDHKGEIPPAMLASFIDGTKTRVFDHPDRSLRGRIITHAFLFRLPERRELFSVTGGDDARSANWHRLGDLKSEQFFEDHWSIIQLMADL, encoded by the coding sequence ATGTCCAAATTTCACTACGGTGTTTTTGTCGGCCGCTTTCAGCCGTTGCATGCCGGCCATGAGGCCGTCATCAGATCTGCTCTGGAACAAGTCGATACGCTGATCGTGCTGATCGGGTCTTCCGGTCAGGCGCGCAGCCCGCGAAATCCCTTCACTTGCGCCGAACGCGAAGAAATGTTCGCAAAGGTGTTCAAGCACGAGCTGACCACCGGCCGTCTGATCCTGAAGCCTGTTTCGGATCATCCCTATTCGGATGCTGCCTGGTGCGCCGAGGTTCAGCGAGCCGTCAATGAAACCGTGCTTGCCGATTACAACAAGGGCGGTGTCGTTCTGCATGGCTTGCAGGATATCGAGATCGCGCTTGCAGGCTATGGCAAGGACCGCACGAGTTACTATCTCAAGCTGTTTCCCGAATGGGGCAATGTGCAGTTGGCGAGCCAATACGGCACCTTCTCGTCGACAGACGTGCGCAGGCAGTTGTTCCAGCGCATCCCGGTCATATCGCGGTCGGTTCTGTCGGCCGGCGTGGTGGAGTGGCTGGAAGCCTTTGTTCTGACGGAGACCTTTCGTGCACTTCTGGAAGAGGCCGAGTACCTGGATGCCTATCCCGGGCAATGGGGAAGGGGACCGTTCGTGACGGTGGATGCCGTCGTCATCCAGTCCGGAAACATTCTTCTGGTCGAGCGCGGCCAGGCTCCCGGCAAGGGATTGCTGGCTCTGCCCGGCGGTTTCCTTGATCCCAGTGAAAGCATAAAGGATGCCGCGATCCGCGAGTTGAAGGAAGAAACCGCCATCAGCGACCACAAGGGAGAAATCCCCCCGGCGATGCTGGCGTCTTTCATAGACGGAACCAAGACAAGGGTCTTCGACCATCCTGACCGGTCGTTGCGTGGCCGCATCATCACCCACGCGTTTCTGTTTCGCCTGCCTGAACGGCGCGAACTGTTTTCAGTCACGGGTGGCGACGATGCCAGGTCAGCCAATTGGCATCGCCTTGGCGACCTGAAGTCCGAGCAGTTCTTCGAAGATCACTGGTCCATCATCCAGCTGATGGCGGACCTGTAA